TGTAAATGTTAAGCAGTCAAACACATACAGTCAGCAACATGGACGTTGACGTAGCAATTATTGGCGCCGGTCCTTCAGGCGCCATTGCCGCCAGCTTATTACGTCAACAAGGTCATCATGTTGTGGTGATTGAAAAACAGCATTTTCCGCGTTTTTCTATTGGTGAAAGCTTACTCCCCTGTTGCATGCAATTTATCGAACAAGCTGGCATGCTAGAAGCCGTTAATAAAGCTGGGTTTCAGTTTAAAAATGGCGCCGCATTTAGCCATCAGGGCCGCTATACCACTTTTAATTTTAGCGACAAGTTTACGCCAGGCCCGGGCACTACCTTTCAAGTTCAGCGGGCTGATTTTGATAAACTGTTGGCAGATACGGCAATCGAACAAGGAGTTGAAATCCGTTTTGGCCATCAAGTTGATGCGCTTGACCTTAGCAACAACCCGCGCTTAACCGTAACCAACGAGCAAGGCTTGCAGTATCAAGTTAACGCCAAGTTTGTGCTTGATGCCAGTGGTTTTGGCAGAGTCTTACCGCGATTGTTGAATTTAGAACAACCGTCAAATCTGCCTAGTCGCAGCGCTATTTTCACTCATATTGAAGATAACATCAGCGATCCGAATTTTGATCGAAATAAGATCCTCATCAGCGTTCATCCGCAGCATAAAGATATTTGGTACTGGTTAATCCCTTTTAGCCATAACCGTTGCTCTATTGGGGTGGTGGCTGAACCGCATTTACTTCAACATTTGTCCGGAAGTCTCGAGCAGCAACTGTTAGCTATCATTAACGAAGAGCCCGAGCTACATCGCTTACTGGCTAAAGCTAATATTGTTCAGCCTTGCGCCACATTAAAAGGCTATTCAGCTAACGTCAGCACGTTAGCAACCAACCAGTTTGCTTTACTCGGTAACGCTGGCGAGTTCCTTGACCCAGTTTTTTCATCTGGGGTGACCATTGCAATGCAGTCAGCATCGATGGCGGTGGCATGTTTGAATAAACAACTTAATGGCCAAACCGTTGATTGGGAAAGCCAATACTCAGCGCCATTAATGCAAGGGGTAAATACCTTCAGAACCTACGTTCAAGCTTGGTATGATGGTCGTTTTCAAGATGTGATTTTTTATCAACAATCTAATAGCACCATTAAACAAATGATTTGCTCTATTTTGGCAGGCTATGCCTGGGACATGAATAATCCGTTTGTCAAAGAGTCTGAGCGCCGCCTCAATACCATCGTCGAGTTATGTCGGGAGCCAGATATTGCTTAACCTATTTGAGCATTGTATTAATGTGCTATCACGCCGTGTTGTGGCCCTATTTCTGCTAAGCTTATTAACCGCTTGTAGTCAGCAAATAGCACGGCAAACTTGTGTCCCGCTCACGGGTGAAGCACAATATTGCTTAAGTCCAACCTCGACAGTATTAACTGATGCTCAGCACCAAGACATTAATTTAACTCAAATGGTTAACTTTACCCGTGGCCAAGATAGCCATGAGTTATTAACCCAGCTTGAGCTTAATCCACAGCGGATGACATTAGTGGGACTAGCCCCGTTTGGGCAAGCGTTATTCACCCTAGTGTACGATGGGCAAACCCTGCAAAGTGAGCAGAGTCTATTACTGGGAGGCCAGTTTAAGGCAGAGTATTTAATGGCAATAATGCAGTTAATTTACTGGCCAACAGAGCAAGTTAATCAGCAATTAAGTGGCGGAAAATTAATTGCTAAAACCTGTAATATGGCGCTATGTAAGCAACTTGTCGATGACAATGGCGCGTTAATAACATTAACCTATAACAATATAGATCCTTGGTTAGCCCAAGTGAATATCGACATCGATGCCGCCGATATTCACCTGCAAATTAACCCGATTGAATAATCAATCTTGCACCACAATGAATTAAACCGTGATAAATAGGCCATATAAGCAAACATGAATAGTCGCATTGCAATAACTCACATCGGATTGTGTACACCTCTGGGCAACTCGCCAGAAGAGGTGCTGCCTCGTCTCATTAATGGTGATGTCAGTGCCATGCAATGGCGTGATGATCTATTATTCGATGCGCCAACATTAGTCGGTTGCGTTGATGACAAACGCTTAATCAATATTGCCGATCATTTGAGTCTATTTGCTTGCCGAAATAATCGTTTATTAAACACTGCCGCGCAGCAACTAATCCCCGCGGTGGAACAAGCTAAACATCGTTTTGGCGCAGATCGTATTGGGGTCGTGTTAGGTACTAGCACCTCCGGTATATCTAAAGGCGAAGCCGCATTAAAATATAAGCTTGTACATGGTCATTTTCCTTCGAGCTACCACTACTCGCAACAGGAACTGGGCAGTACCAGTGAGTATTTAAAGCAGTTATTTTTACTGTCTGGCCCTTGTTATACCGTGTCAACAGCCTGTTCATCGAGTGCCAAAGTATTTGCCAGTGCACAGCGATTACTCAATGCCAATTTATGCGATATGGTGATTGTGGGTGGTGTAGACAGCTTATGCCAACTAACCGTTAATGGCTTTGCAGCATTAGAGTCGGTATCTAAAGGCCATTGTAATCCGTTTAGTCGCCATCGTGATGGGATTAACATTGGTGAAGGTGCAGCTTTATTTACCCTAGAACGCGGCCAAAGTGAGGTGATGTTAGCTGGGATAGGCGAGTCTGCCGATGCGCATCATATTTCAGCGCCGCACCCTCAAGGAACAGGCGCGATTGCAGCTATGCAACAAGCGCTAGCAGCGGCAAATATTTCACCGCAACAGATTAATTATGTCAATCTACATGGCACTGCTACCCCTAAAAATGATGCCATGGAGTCTCGGGCAATCAACGCGGTATTTAGCCATACCTCGCCGCCATGCAGTTCAACTAAACCACTTACCGGTCATACTTTGGGCGCCGCTGGAGCAATTGAAGCGGCCTTTTGCTATTTGTTATTAAGTCCGCTTAATCATAATCAACGCCTACCACCTCATGTATGGGATGGTCAGTTTGATGATAACGACCCAAAAATCTCATTGGTCAATGGCAACTGCAATACTGGCCAGAGTCAGCTCAATTTTATTATGAGTAATTCATTTGCCTTTGGCGGCAGTAATGCCAGCCTGATTTTTTGTCGCAAGGATGCCTGATTTAATGTCAACACTCACAGCAGATGCCGCCATGCTAGCGCAAGATGTTAGCCATTTTATTCCACACCGCGCGCCCATGATCTTAATTGATAAGCTGTTAGGGCATACACCAGACAGCTTGACCACCGAAACCTATATTAGCTCTAATAGTGCTTATTTTGACTGCCAACTCAATGGTGTACCCAATTACGTTGCCATTGAGTATATGGCCCAAAGCATA
This region of Shewanella livingstonensis genomic DNA includes:
- a CDS encoding NAD(P)/FAD-dependent oxidoreductase; its protein translation is MLSSQTHTVSNMDVDVAIIGAGPSGAIAASLLRQQGHHVVVIEKQHFPRFSIGESLLPCCMQFIEQAGMLEAVNKAGFQFKNGAAFSHQGRYTTFNFSDKFTPGPGTTFQVQRADFDKLLADTAIEQGVEIRFGHQVDALDLSNNPRLTVTNEQGLQYQVNAKFVLDASGFGRVLPRLLNLEQPSNLPSRSAIFTHIEDNISDPNFDRNKILISVHPQHKDIWYWLIPFSHNRCSIGVVAEPHLLQHLSGSLEQQLLAIINEEPELHRLLAKANIVQPCATLKGYSANVSTLATNQFALLGNAGEFLDPVFSSGVTIAMQSASMAVACLNKQLNGQTVDWESQYSAPLMQGVNTFRTYVQAWYDGRFQDVIFYQQSNSTIKQMICSILAGYAWDMNNPFVKESERRLNTIVELCREPDIA
- a CDS encoding DUF3261 domain-containing protein, which encodes MLNLFEHCINVLSRRVVALFLLSLLTACSQQIARQTCVPLTGEAQYCLSPTSTVLTDAQHQDINLTQMVNFTRGQDSHELLTQLELNPQRMTLVGLAPFGQALFTLVYDGQTLQSEQSLLLGGQFKAEYLMAIMQLIYWPTEQVNQQLSGGKLIAKTCNMALCKQLVDDNGALITLTYNNIDPWLAQVNIDIDAADIHLQINPIE
- a CDS encoding beta-ketoacyl-[acyl-carrier-protein] synthase family protein; this translates as MNSRIAITHIGLCTPLGNSPEEVLPRLINGDVSAMQWRDDLLFDAPTLVGCVDDKRLINIADHLSLFACRNNRLLNTAAQQLIPAVEQAKHRFGADRIGVVLGTSTSGISKGEAALKYKLVHGHFPSSYHYSQQELGSTSEYLKQLFLLSGPCYTVSTACSSSAKVFASAQRLLNANLCDMVIVGGVDSLCQLTVNGFAALESVSKGHCNPFSRHRDGINIGEGAALFTLERGQSEVMLAGIGESADAHHISAPHPQGTGAIAAMQQALAAANISPQQINYVNLHGTATPKNDAMESRAINAVFSHTSPPCSSTKPLTGHTLGAAGAIEAAFCYLLLSPLNHNQRLPPHVWDGQFDDNDPKISLVNGNCNTGQSQLNFIMSNSFAFGGSNASLIFCRKDA